In a single window of the bacterium genome:
- a CDS encoding TAT-variant-translocated molybdopterin oxidoreductase, which produces MSLLKNMANNAQSINVDFIDEPKQWKSLDEYAQSPEFEKFLHNEFPEGAAYLEDAVSRRNFIKLIGASLAFAGLSSCRTPKEVIVPYVHDPEGVVPGRAKYYATWFRQGRKAWPILAESSDGRPTKIEGNPLSKRTGKATSAFAQASILSMFDQDRLKTPKHAEKTKSWNEFNQFWAGLSKKHQATSGANLYIVAGATSSPSVTKQKEKLLSQYPKMNWLDYEMFDQVNESAALNGHRAVYDLSKAKVIVSLNSDFMQFGDDSLKMSRDYAKGRKVEDNNNTMNRLYVYETAMTLTGSNADHRLALTYDQVEHFVIALAQRLNIETNNGDSNAVVLTEKGKKHLDALVKDLMANKGESVLLAGTQHSSYIHALVYKINERLGNNGQAVEYVYKGESQSPQATLDEWILQTTGRNDYTVVCIDTNPIYAFAGKEKVQNFFAQAEHKIALSYDLNETQAWAQWQLPLSHDLESWSDAQSLIGEQGVVQPLIEPLFNSKSSLEFLAILNGQQDAYALNLVKQTWANQFGLSSISSTAFEKKWTELLNKGLTMGSSNARRTVGSVSVKRPLNTKKSDVSVYVVPSSSTYDGQYANNAWLQETPDPITKVTWDNPALVSTQLAKKMNLKDGQLLELDVEGRKLRLPVMVVPGTAKDTVVLTLGYGRKIAGCVGKNVGVNVAPLLPIGQYNSGAKLNSVGGEEKIATTQNHGSMEGRPIVRSASLKKFLEHPKFAQEMVEHPPLESLWKEKDYNSGYQWGMSIDLNACIGCTSCAVACQSENNIPVVGKDQVLAGRDMNWMRIDRYFEGSPEDPQVVHQPVMCQHCENAPCEQVCPVNATVHDDEGLNAMVYNRCIGTRYCSNNCPYKVRKFNFLNYTKDTPELQKMAFNPNVTVRTRGVMEKCTFCVQRINEKKFAAKVDGRELKDGEVKTACQEVCPTEAITFGNILDKSSQVVKEKSSPRNYALLAELNTKPRTTYLAKLRNPNPELEGI; this is translated from the coding sequence ATGTCACTACTAAAAAATATGGCAAACAATGCCCAAAGCATTAACGTTGATTTTATTGATGAACCAAAACAATGGAAAAGTTTGGATGAATATGCTCAGAGCCCTGAGTTTGAAAAGTTTCTCCACAACGAATTCCCTGAAGGAGCAGCTTACTTAGAGGATGCGGTATCCAGAAGAAACTTTATTAAGTTGATTGGAGCTTCTTTAGCGTTTGCCGGTTTAAGCAGCTGTAGAACACCTAAAGAAGTGATTGTTCCTTATGTTCATGATCCTGAAGGGGTTGTTCCTGGAAGAGCTAAGTATTATGCTACTTGGTTTAGGCAAGGAAGAAAGGCTTGGCCTATTTTAGCCGAGTCATCTGATGGAAGACCAACAAAAATTGAAGGGAATCCACTGTCTAAACGAACAGGTAAGGCAACTTCAGCTTTTGCGCAAGCATCTATACTGTCCATGTTTGACCAAGATCGACTAAAAACACCGAAGCACGCTGAAAAAACAAAGTCATGGAATGAGTTTAATCAATTTTGGGCCGGTTTATCAAAGAAACATCAAGCAACATCCGGTGCAAACCTTTACATTGTTGCGGGTGCCACGAGTTCACCAAGCGTGACCAAACAAAAAGAAAAGCTATTAAGTCAGTATCCAAAAATGAATTGGTTAGATTATGAAATGTTTGATCAAGTCAATGAGTCGGCGGCGCTTAATGGACATAGGGCTGTGTATGACCTGTCCAAAGCAAAAGTGATTGTCAGTTTAAACTCAGACTTTATGCAATTTGGTGATGATAGCTTAAAAATGAGTCGTGACTATGCAAAGGGTCGTAAGGTTGAAGATAATAATAATACAATGAACAGATTGTATGTTTATGAAACTGCCATGACGCTAACGGGAAGTAATGCAGACCACAGGCTTGCCTTAACCTACGATCAAGTAGAGCATTTTGTTATAGCCTTGGCACAAAGATTAAATATTGAGACAAATAATGGTGATAGCAATGCCGTTGTTTTAACGGAAAAAGGTAAAAAGCATTTAGACGCTTTAGTCAAAGACTTGATGGCCAACAAGGGTGAATCTGTTTTGTTAGCTGGAACGCAGCACTCTTCCTATATTCATGCGCTTGTTTATAAGATCAATGAACGTTTGGGGAATAATGGTCAAGCGGTAGAGTATGTGTACAAAGGTGAAAGCCAGTCCCCGCAAGCTACTTTAGATGAATGGATACTTCAGACCACAGGTAGAAATGATTATACAGTTGTTTGTATTGATACAAATCCGATTTATGCTTTTGCCGGTAAAGAAAAAGTACAAAACTTTTTTGCCCAAGCAGAACATAAAATTGCTTTGAGTTACGATCTCAATGAAACTCAAGCATGGGCACAATGGCAGCTACCACTTTCGCATGATCTAGAATCGTGGTCTGATGCTCAATCACTTATTGGTGAGCAGGGTGTTGTTCAGCCATTGATTGAGCCTCTATTTAATTCAAAATCATCATTAGAATTTTTAGCCATATTGAACGGACAACAAGATGCTTATGCTTTAAATTTGGTCAAGCAAACCTGGGCCAATCAGTTTGGTTTAAGCTCTATAAGCTCAACGGCCTTTGAAAAAAAATGGACTGAGTTGTTGAATAAAGGTTTGACTATGGGTTCAAGTAATGCCCGTCGTACTGTGGGGTCAGTCAGTGTAAAGCGTCCTTTAAATACAAAAAAAAGTGATGTGTCTGTATATGTTGTGCCGTCATCATCTACTTATGATGGTCAGTATGCAAATAATGCCTGGTTACAAGAAACACCTGATCCAATTACCAAAGTGACTTGGGATAATCCTGCTTTAGTTTCAACGCAATTAGCAAAAAAGATGAACCTTAAAGACGGTCAGCTGCTTGAGTTGGATGTTGAAGGAAGAAAGTTACGTTTACCAGTGATGGTTGTTCCTGGAACAGCTAAAGATACGGTTGTTTTAACTTTGGGCTATGGCCGCAAAATTGCGGGCTGTGTGGGTAAAAACGTTGGTGTTAATGTTGCGCCTCTCTTGCCCATCGGCCAATATAATTCTGGTGCTAAGCTTAATAGTGTTGGTGGGGAAGAAAAAATAGCCACTACACAAAATCATGGCAGTATGGAAGGTCGTCCTATTGTAAGATCTGCCAGCTTGAAGAAGTTTTTGGAACATCCAAAGTTTGCTCAGGAAATGGTAGAGCATCCACCGCTGGAATCTTTATGGAAAGAAAAAGATTATAATAGTGGTTACCAGTGGGGAATGAGCATTGACTTAAATGCTTGTATTGGTTGTACGTCTTGTGCCGTAGCTTGTCAGAGCGAAAACAATATTCCTGTTGTAGGTAAAGATCAAGTTCTTGCCGGAAGAGATATGAATTGGATGCGTATTGACCGTTACTTTGAGGGTAGTCCAGAAGATCCTCAGGTGGTTCATCAACCAGTTATGTGCCAACATTGTGAAAATGCACCTTGTGAGCAAGTGTGTCCTGTTAATGCAACGGTGCATGACGATGAAGGTTTAAACGCTATGGTTTATAATCGTTGTATTGGAACACGGTACTGTTCTAACAACTGTCCTTATAAAGTGCGTAAGTTTAACTTCTTAAACTACACCAAAGATACGCCAGAGTTACAGAAAATGGCCTTTAATCCTAATGTTACTGTACGTACTCGTGGGGTAATGGAAAAGTGTACGTTCTGTGTTCAGCGTATCAACGAGAAAAAATTTGCTGCTAAAGTTGATGGCAGGGAACTTAAGGACGGCGAAGTTAAAACTGCGTGTCAGGAAGTATGTCCGACTGAAGCCATTACCTTTGGTAATATTTTAGATAAAAGCAGCCAAGTGGTTAAAGAAAAAAGCTCACCAAGGAACTATGCTTTATTGGCTGAACTTAACACAAAACCAAGAACAACCTATTTAGCAAAATTAAGAAACCCTAACCCAGAGCTTGAAGGAATTTAA
- the nrfD gene encoding polysulfide reductase NrfD, with protein MDGVGIPKYWPFALAFAVSFVLVLFGSIGYLVFKGTGIWGLQTPNAWGWAIINFVFWVGIGHAGTLISAILFLTRQNWRTSINRSAEAMTIFAVICALVFPTIHVGRVWFLHWTMPIPNQMNMWPNFRSPLMWDVFAVSVYFTVSLMFWFVGFIPDFATIRDRSTNIIKKRIFGVLALGWRFSHRHWQNYEKAYLILAGIATPLVLSVHSVVSFDFAVSQVPGWHTTIFPPYFVAGAIFSGFGMVLTLMILARKLLGLKSFITMGHLDKICKILLATGLMVGYAYTIEFFVAWYSGNEYESFIFQQRAFGHYAWAYWIMFSCNVFVPQIFWFKKVRQSIPIMFVASILVNVGMWFERFVIVISSLSQDFLPSSWGFFKPTIWDISTFAGTFGLFFTSILLFIRFLPVVAMAEVKGTLPDSQPHHHDEHEQHKNHPEEV; from the coding sequence ATGGATGGGGTAGGGATACCTAAGTATTGGCCATTTGCTTTGGCTTTTGCTGTGTCCTTCGTGTTGGTTTTGTTTGGTTCAATTGGTTACTTGGTATTTAAAGGAACAGGGATTTGGGGGCTGCAAACACCCAATGCTTGGGGTTGGGCTATTATTAACTTTGTGTTTTGGGTGGGTATTGGTCACGCCGGAACATTGATCTCAGCTATTTTATTTTTAACTCGACAAAACTGGCGGACGTCGATTAACCGTTCAGCAGAAGCGATGACCATTTTTGCGGTTATTTGTGCTTTGGTGTTTCCAACTATTCACGTCGGTCGGGTTTGGTTTTTGCATTGGACCATGCCTATTCCTAACCAAATGAACATGTGGCCAAATTTCAGAAGTCCTTTGATGTGGGATGTTTTTGCAGTCAGTGTCTATTTTACAGTATCGCTCATGTTTTGGTTTGTTGGTTTTATTCCTGATTTTGCAACCATTCGCGATCGCAGTACCAATATCATTAAAAAAAGAATCTTTGGTGTTTTGGCATTGGGTTGGAGATTTAGTCACCGACATTGGCAAAACTATGAGAAAGCCTATTTAATTTTGGCAGGTATAGCAACACCCTTAGTGTTGTCTGTCCACTCTGTGGTGAGTTTTGACTTTGCGGTCAGTCAGGTGCCAGGTTGGCATACCACCATTTTCCCACCTTATTTTGTTGCTGGTGCTATTTTTTCAGGTTTTGGGATGGTGTTAACTTTAATGATTCTCGCCCGTAAACTTTTAGGTCTTAAGTCATTCATTACCATGGGGCATTTGGATAAAATTTGTAAAATTCTTTTGGCTACGGGTTTGATGGTGGGCTATGCCTATACCATTGAGTTTTTTGTGGCCTGGTACAGTGGCAATGAATATGAATCTTTTATTTTCCAGCAGCGTGCTTTTGGTCACTATGCTTGGGCTTATTGGATTATGTTCAGCTGTAACGTATTTGTTCCACAAATTTTTTGGTTTAAAAAAGTTCGTCAAAGCATTCCAATTATGTTCGTTGCTTCTATTTTGGTTAATGTGGGCATGTGGTTTGAGCGCTTTGTGATCGTTATTTCTTCGTTGTCTCAGGACTTTTTGCCTTCAAGCTGGGGATTTTTTAAACCCACCATTTGGGATATTTCTACCTTTGCAGGGACCTTTGGTTTGTTTTTTACTTCTATTTTGTTGTTCATTCGCTTTTTACCTGTGGTTGCCATGGCAGAAGTCAAAGGCACTTTACCAGATAGTCAGCCGCACCATCATGATGAACATGAACAGCATAAAAACCATCCGGAGGAAGTGTAA
- a CDS encoding DUF3341 domain-containing protein, with the protein MAKNLVGLVARFNKPETLLKAVKSVKIKGYKKFDAHTPYAVHGLDDAMGLKPSVLGWIAAVGALGGGLSIFALQAYTSAVDYKIVVSGKPLLSFQAFVPITFEITILGAAIFTVLGMFALNQLPMLYHPLFHSDVIAQTGDDVFAISIDAKDPMFDSSETADTLKSLGADFVEHVYEGEESE; encoded by the coding sequence ATGGCTAAAAATCTTGTTGGGCTTGTGGCCAGATTTAATAAACCCGAGACTTTGCTCAAGGCCGTTAAATCTGTAAAAATCAAAGGCTATAAAAAATTCGATGCGCATACACCCTATGCCGTTCATGGTTTAGATGATGCTATGGGGCTTAAGCCTTCTGTTCTAGGGTGGATAGCTGCTGTTGGTGCGCTAGGCGGAGGTTTATCTATTTTTGCTTTACAAGCGTATACCAGTGCCGTTGACTATAAGATAGTTGTTTCTGGTAAGCCGCTATTAAGTTTTCAAGCTTTTGTACCCATCACTTTTGAGATAACAATTTTAGGTGCAGCAATTTTCACTGTGTTGGGAATGTTTGCATTAAATCAACTTCCCATGTTGTATCATCCATTATTTCATTCTGATGTCATTGCTCAAACCGGCGATGATGTTTTTGCTATCAGTATAGATGCCAAAGATCCTATGTTTGACAGTAGTGAAACTGCAGATACTTTAAAGAGTTTAGGTGCAGATTTTGTTGAGCATGTTTATGAAGGAGAAGAAAGTGAATAA
- a CDS encoding cytochrome c, translating into MNNFLTQKSLVFVVLLIISAVLSSCLRGQPSEKPPFHVFLDMDDQPKYQAFEKNDFFDDGSAMRKPVTGTREFMQKDWAAVNGNNPLKADKETLLMGQERYNIYCSPCHGMVGDGKGIVAKRGAKFGYVAPSSLHDALIKEKNDAHYFDVITNGIRNMGPYGSRTNAQERWAIVHYVRALQLSQDAPSKNVPEKYLSENR; encoded by the coding sequence GTGAATAATTTTCTTACGCAGAAAAGCCTTGTTTTTGTTGTGCTGTTGATCATCTCAGCTGTTTTGAGTTCATGCTTGAGGGGTCAGCCTTCAGAAAAACCTCCCTTTCATGTGTTTTTGGATATGGACGATCAGCCCAAGTACCAAGCTTTTGAAAAGAATGATTTTTTTGATGATGGTTCTGCTATGCGTAAACCGGTAACAGGGACACGTGAGTTTATGCAAAAAGATTGGGCAGCAGTGAATGGTAATAACCCTTTAAAAGCAGATAAAGAAACCTTATTGATGGGACAAGAACGTTATAATATTTATTGCTCTCCATGTCATGGCATGGTGGGAGATGGAAAAGGAATTGTTGCTAAGCGCGGTGCCAAATTTGGTTATGTAGCACCAAGCAGTTTGCATGATGCTTTAATTAAAGAAAAAAATGATGCACATTATTTTGATGTGATTACCAATGGTATCAGAAATATGGGACCTTATGGATCACGGACCAATGCTCAAGAGCGTTGGGCAATAGTTCATTATGTTCGCGCTTTGCAGTTAAGTCAAGATGCACCCAGCAAGAATGTTCCAGAAAAATATTTGAGCGAAAATAGATAG
- a CDS encoding SCO family protein has translation MLLCLGCIYQPSLAVAQEIKDSVDELENVQIEEKLGQYIDLGLAFVDQDGKRVKLKDVFPKDKPTILSLVYYECPMLCTLVLNGITEVLEKLKFVPGKDFSLVSVSIDEQETPDLAKTKQKLYLQEAGIKNAQAWPFLVGDRNNIKALANSVGFNFEYDESIDEYAHPAVFFIISPSGKVSRYFYGVQHKPANLRLALTEASEGKVGTAFDKFLLYCYRYDPDSKGYVLVAWKVMRISALISVIAIVLLLLGLKKREKI, from the coding sequence TTGTTATTATGCTTAGGCTGTATTTACCAGCCAAGCTTAGCCGTAGCCCAAGAAATTAAAGATTCAGTTGATGAGCTAGAAAATGTTCAGATAGAAGAAAAACTTGGGCAGTACATTGATTTAGGTTTGGCCTTTGTTGATCAAGACGGCAAAAGGGTAAAATTAAAAGATGTTTTTCCTAAAGATAAGCCAACCATCCTTTCTCTTGTTTACTATGAATGCCCCATGCTGTGTACATTGGTTCTAAATGGTATAACGGAAGTACTAGAAAAGCTTAAATTTGTTCCAGGAAAAGACTTCAGTTTAGTTAGTGTAAGTATTGATGAGCAAGAAACTCCAGATCTTGCTAAAACCAAACAAAAACTTTATTTGCAAGAAGCAGGAATAAAAAATGCTCAGGCTTGGCCATTTTTAGTAGGAGATAGAAACAATATAAAAGCTTTAGCAAATTCTGTTGGGTTTAATTTTGAATATGATGAGTCCATCGATGAATATGCACATCCTGCAGTGTTTTTTATTATTAGCCCTTCTGGCAAAGTTTCACGTTACTTTTACGGTGTTCAGCATAAGCCCGCAAACCTACGCTTGGCTTTGACTGAAGCTAGTGAAGGAAAAGTAGGAACAGCATTTGATAAATTTTTACTTTATTGTTATCGCTATGACCCTGATTCAAAGGGCTATGTTTTAGTGGCATGGAAAGTCATGCGTATCTCAGCCTTGATTTCAGTAATTGCTATTGTATTACTGTTATTAGGCTTAAAGAAAAGGGAAAAAATTTAA
- the coxB gene encoding cytochrome c oxidase subunit II, with protein MNGLLKYIMPEAASSFATDVDQLIFFIFLLSAFFFFLIVFVGLAFVVKFKRKKGDKYTLALSDNKTLEIVWTVIPSILLVAIFVWGVKVYLDQQIIPQRAMEVKVTGQKWFWTFAYDDGIVSTGEMVVPVNQPVKILLSSKDVLHSFFVPAFRVKQDALPNRYTALWFTPTKVGEFPMYCTEYCGTSHSEMVANIKVVEQAAYDAWKEEQASAAGAGMSPVELGKKIYQKNACFTCHSLDGSNKIGPSWLGAYGSVRKLADGSEVIIDENYIRESILNPMAKIAQGYQPVMPTYQGILNETQIDGVIAYIKELNQE; from the coding sequence ATGAATGGTCTTTTGAAATATATTATGCCAGAAGCAGCTTCTAGCTTTGCCACGGATGTGGATCAGCTGATATTTTTTATTTTTCTGTTATCGGCATTTTTCTTTTTCTTAATCGTGTTTGTAGGCTTAGCTTTTGTAGTTAAGTTTAAAAGAAAAAAAGGTGACAAATACACCTTAGCCTTAAGTGATAACAAAACGCTTGAAATTGTATGGACGGTCATCCCTAGTATTTTGTTGGTGGCTATTTTTGTTTGGGGCGTTAAAGTTTATCTTGATCAACAAATCATTCCACAGCGGGCTATGGAGGTTAAGGTTACAGGACAAAAATGGTTTTGGACTTTTGCTTACGATGATGGAATTGTCAGTACAGGTGAAATGGTGGTTCCTGTTAATCAGCCGGTCAAAATTTTATTGTCTTCAAAGGATGTTTTGCACTCCTTCTTTGTTCCAGCCTTTCGTGTTAAGCAAGATGCATTACCTAATAGATACACTGCCCTGTGGTTTACTCCAACTAAAGTTGGTGAGTTCCCAATGTATTGCACAGAGTACTGTGGCACCAGTCACTCTGAAATGGTTGCCAATATTAAAGTAGTAGAACAAGCAGCATATGATGCATGGAAAGAAGAGCAAGCCAGTGCAGCAGGTGCAGGGATGTCTCCGGTTGAGTTGGGTAAAAAAATCTATCAAAAAAATGCCTGTTTCACATGTCATAGTTTAGACGGCTCTAATAAAATAGGCCCATCATGGCTTGGAGCTTATGGAAGTGTAAGAAAACTGGCAGATGGTTCTGAGGTCATCATTGATGAGAACTACATCCGTGAATCAATTTTAAATCCAATGGCAAAAATAGCTCAAGGGTATCAGCCAGTGATGCCAACGTATCAAGGTATTTTAAATGAAACGCAAATTGATGGCGTGATTGCCTATATTAAAGAACTCAATCAAGAGTGA
- the ctaD gene encoding cytochrome c oxidase subunit I: MRTTQITEENQNYLSHHKGLKSWLFTLDHKRIGLMFLGAILSFFLLGGLLALGVRLELFAPGKQLMDADTYNKFFTMHGMIMVFLFIVPSTPSALGNFVLPMMVGAKDVAFPRLNLLSFYIYMAGAILALSTLIFGGLDTGWTFYTPYSSQIAGPVIIMGLAVFIMGFSSILTGLNFIVTIHKLRAPGMTWFDMPLFLWAMYATSVIQVLATPVIGITMLLLVFERAFGVGIFDPQMGGDPVLFQHFFWFYSHPVVYIMILPAMGIVSEVIAVFSHKKIFGYKPIAYSSVAIAGVSFLVWGHHMFVSGQSSYAALLFSLLTFAVAVPTAIKVFSWIATMYRGSIDLRTPMIYALSFLFLFTIGGLTGVFLGAIAVDVHLHDTYFVVAHFHYVMFGGAVVAFLGGLHYWWPKMTGKMYNECWGRIGAVLVWFSFNLTFMPQFLAGFKGMPRRYYNYDPSYEIYNQLSTIGSTLLGIGFFIVAINLLMSLKKSAAKAPDNPWGALTMEWESSSPPYHENFREQPVLKHGPYDFEKVEVEA, from the coding sequence ATGAGAACAACGCAAATAACAGAAGAAAATCAAAATTACTTGAGTCATCACAAAGGTTTAAAGTCATGGCTATTTACGCTTGATCATAAGCGTATAGGTTTAATGTTCTTGGGAGCCATCTTAAGCTTTTTCTTATTGGGAGGCTTGCTTGCCTTGGGTGTTCGTTTAGAATTATTTGCGCCTGGCAAGCAGTTGATGGATGCAGATACTTACAATAAGTTTTTTACCATGCATGGTATGATCATGGTTTTCTTATTTATTGTTCCGTCAACACCCTCAGCTTTAGGTAACTTTGTATTACCCATGATGGTTGGTGCAAAAGATGTGGCTTTCCCACGTTTGAATTTATTGAGCTTTTATATTTATATGGCTGGAGCAATTCTTGCCTTATCCACGCTAATATTTGGTGGTCTAGATACAGGTTGGACGTTTTATACACCTTACAGCTCACAAATTGCAGGGCCGGTTATCATTATGGGTTTGGCTGTGTTTATTATGGGCTTTTCGTCTATTTTAACCGGTCTAAATTTTATTGTAACCATCCATAAATTGAGAGCACCAGGTATGACTTGGTTTGATATGCCATTGTTTCTGTGGGCCATGTATGCAACGTCAGTTATTCAGGTGTTGGCAACTCCAGTTATTGGTATCACCATGTTACTGTTGGTTTTTGAAAGAGCTTTTGGTGTGGGTATTTTTGATCCACAAATGGGCGGCGATCCAGTGCTTTTTCAACACTTTTTTTGGTTTTACTCACACCCAGTTGTATACATCATGATCCTGCCTGCTATGGGTATTGTCAGTGAAGTCATTGCGGTGTTTTCGCACAAAAAAATATTTGGTTATAAGCCCATTGCTTATTCAAGTGTTGCAATTGCTGGAGTAAGCTTTTTGGTTTGGGGACATCACATGTTTGTCAGTGGTCAGTCTTCCTATGCCGCGCTCTTATTCAGTTTATTAACCTTTGCGGTTGCGGTACCAACTGCCATTAAAGTGTTTAGCTGGATTGCAACCATGTACAGAGGTTCAATTGATTTAAGAACACCCATGATTTATGCTTTATCATTTTTGTTTTTATTTACCATTGGTGGTTTAACAGGTGTGTTTTTAGGCGCCATTGCTGTTGATGTGCACTTGCATGATACTTATTTTGTTGTGGCCCACTTTCATTATGTGATGTTTGGTGGAGCTGTTGTAGCCTTTTTAGGAGGCTTACATTATTGGTGGCCTAAAATGACCGGAAAAATGTACAATGAGTGTTGGGGTCGTATTGGCGCAGTATTGGTCTGGTTCTCTTTTAACTTAACGTTTATGCCACAATTTTTAGCAGGCTTTAAAGGTATGCCTAGACGTTACTACAATTATGATCCTAGTTATGAAATTTATAATCAGCTTTCAACCATTGGCTCAACTTTGCTGGGGATTGGATTTTTTATTGTTGCTATTAATTTATTGATGAGCTTGAAAAAATCAGCTGCAAAAGCACCAGATAATCCTTGGGGTGCATTAACCATGGAATGGGAGTCAAGTTCTCCTCCTTATCATGAGAATTTTAGAGAACAACCAGTTTTAAAACATGGCCCATATGATTTTGAAAAAGTAGAGGTAGAAGCATGA
- a CDS encoding cytochrome c oxidase subunit 3 family protein → MSGKTGYLAHHFAELDQQKESAKLGMWLFLLTEILLFGGVFVAYAVFRSLYPETFINAHKQLDVVMGGINTLVLIASSLTVALAIREIQLNRRKNCTYLLLTTIILAGVFLVIKYFEYSHKIHAGLLPGKFFTYTGIEGTNPHLFFSLYFLLTGIHALHIVIGMAVLTWVMIKNHKGHFSGEYYVPVEMGGLYWHLVDLIWIFLFPLLYLIG, encoded by the coding sequence ATGAGCGGAAAAACAGGATATTTAGCACATCACTTTGCAGAACTGGATCAACAAAAAGAGTCTGCCAAGCTGGGCATGTGGTTATTTTTGTTGACTGAGATTTTATTGTTTGGCGGTGTTTTTGTTGCTTATGCAGTATTTAGATCTTTGTATCCAGAAACGTTCATTAATGCTCATAAGCAATTGGATGTTGTAATGGGTGGAATCAATACCTTGGTTTTGATTGCCAGTTCTTTGACCGTAGCCCTAGCAATTAGAGAGATTCAACTGAATCGTCGAAAAAATTGTACCTATTTACTTTTGACAACAATTATTTTAGCCGGTGTGTTTTTGGTGATTAAATACTTTGAATACAGCCACAAAATTCATGCAGGCTTATTGCCCGGAAAATTTTTCACTTATACAGGTATTGAAGGTACCAATCCACATTTGTTCTTTTCATTGTATTTTCTATTGACCGGTATTCATGCCTTGCACATTGTTATTGGTATGGCTGTTTTAACTTGGGTTATGATAAAAAATCACAAAGGTCATTTTTCAGGTGAATACTATGTGCCTGTAGAAATGGGTGGTTTATATTGGCACTTGGTGGATTTGATTTGGATCTTCCTATTTCCGCTGTTGTATTTGATTGGATAA
- a CDS encoding cytochrome C oxidase subunit IV family protein — protein MSTKHEHHVLPLKVYLAVAGALFFLTAVTVGVSYIDFNAITGISGLNLVIAMLVATIKGTLVALIFMHLWFDDKLYSLAFVVGLVILGIFISVTLLDVEKRRGSYDERLNQPIVEQVEYKKADEQHQQDH, from the coding sequence ATGAGTACAAAACACGAACATCACGTCTTGCCTTTAAAAGTTTACTTGGCTGTAGCTGGGGCACTATTCTTTTTAACTGCAGTGACCGTAGGCGTTTCATACATTGATTTTAACGCTATTACGGGTATATCAGGTTTAAACTTGGTGATTGCCATGTTGGTAGCAACCATCAAAGGAACTTTGGTTGCTCTTATTTTTATGCACTTATGGTTTGATGACAAGCTTTACTCACTTGCTTTTGTTGTTGGGCTGGTTATCTTGGGTATTTTTATTTCTGTTACTTTGTTGGATGTGGAGAAAAGAAGAGGTTCTTATGATGAGCGTCTCAATCAACCCATTGTTGAACAGGTAGAGTATAAAAAGGCAGATGAACAGCATCAACAAGATCATTAA